The window CCAGGCCCATGGTGGAAATGGTATTGGCCGCTTTTTCCCGGACAATAGGCTTGGCGTTAAAGGCCACACCGAGTCCGGCAATGGTGATCATGGGAAGATCATTGGCTCCGTCACCCACGGCAATGGTCTGCTGTATGGATAGATTTTCTTTTTTTGCAAGCTCGCGTAAAAGATCCGCCTTTTTCTGGCCATCCACAATTTCTCCGGTAACCTGCCCTGTGACTTCCCCATTCTCTATTTCAAGGGTATTGGCAAATACATAATCAAAACCCAGGGTTTCTTTAAGATAATTACCCACAAAGGTAAAACCGCCGGAAAGGATAGCAAGCTTATAACCCAGCCTCTTCAGGGTCCGGGTAACAAGATCGGCCCCATCGGTGAGAGGCAGGGTCCGGGCAAGGCCCTGGATATCCTTTTCCTTTAAACCCTTCAGCAAGGCCACACGCCGTCTGAAACTCTCCTTAAAATCAATTTCTCCGCGCATGGCGGATTCCGTGATCCGGGCCACCTGATCGCCTACACCCGCCAATTTTGCCAATTCATCAATCACCTCTCTTTGGATCAGTGTGGAATCCATGTCAAATACAACCAGCTTGCGGTTTTTACGGTAAATATTGTCCTCATGAAAGGATATATCAATACCCAGATCCCGGGATATGTGAATGAATCTGCCCTTCATTTCAGGGATACTTTTGGGTGTTCCGGATACGGCGAACTGGATACAGGCCATGGGGGGTACCTGCGGTCTTTTCAGGGATCTGCGGCCGGACATACGGGTAATGGAGTCAATGTTAAGATCATGATCGGTAATCACGGAGGAGACAGCCGAAATCTGGGCAGTGGTAATGGCCCGGCCCATGACCGTAATAATTCTTCTCTCTTTGCCCTGGGTCTGGACCCAGGTTTCGTATTCACCAGGATCCACGGGCACAACATCCACGGCCAGACCCATTTTGTGTCCCTCAAAAATCAGATCCTTGAACATCAGAGAAAAATCCTGGGGAGAGGGAATATCCACCAGCATGCCCAAAGAGATATGTTCATGGATAACAGCCTGCCCAATATCCAGAATGCTCACCCGATACTGGGCAAGGATGGTTGAAATCCGGGCGGTAAGACCTTTTCTGTCCTTGCCCGTAATGCTGATAAGAACAATATCCCCCATAATATATCCCCTGTCGTAAATAATCTTTAAACGTGTCGTCTATTCAGTATTGTCACCATGGCTGCTGCCGGGTCTAGTTTATAGCCTTGCCATCTGAATCTGTAAAGTTGTTTCGGGCCATTTGCCGGACCAGGTCTTCCAGGGTCGGCCTTTGATTCAGGGACGGGTCATCCAGTACCTGCTCAAATAAAAAATCCTTCACCTTTCCAATGGCCGGCCCCTGGGGCAGGCCCAGAATCTCCTGGATCTCCTTACCTGAAATGTCAAGGGCATTAACATTAAACGGGGGGTGCTCATCAAGGGCATCCAGGATTTTACCCAGGCGCAGACGGATGTCCCCAAGGGTATACGGCTTTTTGACCGGATTCATATTGCCTTTTTTATCGGCAATGCGCATGCGTAAAAAATCCTGATAGGAGAGATTGAGATCATTCAGCATGACCAGAAGCCTGCGTACCGCTTTGAGGGAAGTGTCTGCTTTCAATGGACGCATGTGTCCCCGAACCAGGGCGTAGATACGGTCCATCTCCTTTCCGGAAAACCGAAGACGCTCAAGGTCGGCCATCAGGGCCTGGGTGAATTTCTGATGCCCGGGGAAAGTGTTTCGCCCCTCCTTGATTTCCAGTGCATCCGCTTTCCCTGTGTCATGGAGAAAACCGGCCAGCCGGAGTATGGGCATGGATGCCGGCAGGGCATCTCCCACCATAAGGTTATGCTCAAATACGGTTTCGCCGTGGTGGGGGCCGCCATCCAGATCGTAGCAACGGTCAAGGCTTGGCAGAATCAGGGCAAGAAGTCCGGTATCATGAAGCAAGTTGAAAAAGCCGGAAGGCTTGTCCATGTCCATGGCTTTTATAATTTCCCTTTGAATCCGGTCAGCGGCCCCTTCGGCAGTAATTTTATGGGCATGGGCACGGATGGCATTAAAGGCGTCCGGCGCCATTTTGAACCCGAAACGGGCCGCAAACCGGCAGGCCCTGACCATACGCACGGGATCTTCCTCAATTCGGTCAACGGGATCCCGGGTGAACCGGATCACTTTATGTTCAATATCTTTTTGTCCGCCAAAGGGATCGGCCAGGGTTCGGGTGTCAGGGTCCCAGGCCATGCTGTTGATGGTGAGGTCCCGACGACCGAGATCTGTGGCCGGAAAGGTATGGCCGGCCCCCTTTGCCTTTTGATCTGCCGGCCTGCAGGTTGCCACCTCAACTCTGTTGACCAGGGTTACGGCAAAGGATTTTCCTACATATTTAGGTTGCTGGTCGGCAAACAGGCGGGTCAGATCTTCAGGCAGGGCATTGGTCAGGATATCCACATCTGCGGGGTCTGTGCCCAGAAGGGCGTCCCGAACTGCCCCACCGGCCAGAAAGGCTTGAAATCCCTCGGCCCAAAGTGTGTCGAGGATATGGGAAATGGGATGGCGTACCTGGATGGTATCCAGAATGTCGGCTGCTGAACGCATACAAAATATTTTTCAATATATCCCGAACACAGGCGCTGCGCACCCGGGACATTTGTTGGTCTGGGTTAAAAGATTTTCCACTGTATAGCCAAATCGTTTGACAACAGTCCTTCCGCAGGCTGGGCAACAGGTATTTTCCCTGGCTCCGGGCACATTGCCGGTGTACACATGAACAAGTCCGGTTGAAAGTGCGATGTCGCAGGCTGTTTCAAGGGTTTCCACAGGTGTGGAACCGATCTGCGTCAACTGGTACGCGGGATGAAACCGGGACAGGTGCCAGGGGGTGGAAGACCCCAACTCCCCGGCTATAAAGGACGCCATCTGCTCAAGTTCGCCTGGGTCGTCATTGAGCCCCGGGATCACCAGGGTGGTGACTTCCACCAGAAGACCCAAATCCACCATGGTCTTCAGTGTCTGCTTGACCGGTTCCAGGCGACCGTTGCAATATTTGATGTAAAATGCATCGCTGAAGGATTTAAGATCCACATTGGCGACATCGAGCACAGCAGCGGAGGCCTGCAGAAGTTTTGGGCTCATAAATCCGTTGGTCACAAGGATATTGGCCAGTCCTGCATCCTTTGCCAGCATTGCTGTGTCCAGAACCAGTTCAAAAAAAACTGTGGGTTCGGTATAGGTATAGGAAATACTCTGGCACCCGAGTTCCACCGCCTTTGCGACAATCGCCTCGGGCGTCATTGCCTGGCCTGCAAGGCGGCCGGAGAAAGGATCTGCACCCTGGTCACGGACCTGGGAAATATCAGCATTCTGGCAGAACCGGCAATTAAAATTACATCCGGGCGCGGCAATGGAAAAAGAACGCGAGCCGGGTTTAAAATGAAAAATGGGCTTTTTCTCAATGGGATCCACACTGGCTGCCACCACCCGGTCATACACCAGGGAAAAAAGCTGACCATTCCTGTTTTCCCGGACACCACACACGCCGGTTTGCCCCGGTTTAATCTTGCAGTAATGGTTGCAGGCCAGACATTTGACCCCACCCCCGGACAAGGTTTCATAAAGGCGGGCACGTATCATTTTTTTCCCTTGAATCCTAACGCCAGGCCTGTGGCCGGCTTATATGATTTGCTGTTTCGAATTTTCAGAACCAGGGGCCGGGTGCGAAAGGTGGGCACAGGCTTTATGCGTATACCAATGAAACTGCCCCAGTAAGACCACTGGAGAAGGTGCCAACTTTCCACCCTGGAGACCAGGCGCCCCGACATAAACGGAAATTGTACGGTTGTCCGCCACTTCATGGGAACTTTTCCCAATATTGATGTCATCATGACTTTCAACTCCCATACACTGAAGAAACGGGCCTGGCTGTACATATCCGGAAAAAAGAAACCTTTGGCCCGCCGGACCATATTCTGGGGGGCATATCGATTGTGAACACCTATCACGACCTGTTCCCGGGCCACCCGGCATGCCTCTTCAATAACCTTGGCCGGCCGGTCTGAAAATTCAAGGCTGAAAAACAGTAACGCCGTATCAAAGGCGTTATCGTCAAAAGGCAAATCCTCGGCCGTACCCCGGTGCAGCTCAACACGATGTCCGAGCCGGGCAGCAGCCTTATCCAGCATATACGCAGATGGGTCAACTCCGGTCAGGTTCATGCCCAGATCCATAAAGGGTTCAAGGCTTAACCCCGTACCACAGCCAATGTCCAGGAGGCGTTTGTCGGGCGTGGGGTCGATCAGGGAGGTGATCAGTTTGATCTCAAGGTCAAGGCAGTGCCTGGCCCGGCCCTTTTCAAAAAAGGCATCATATTCCTGGGCCGCTTTGAAATCAAATTCATACACCATGTTCAGGCCATACTCTCCAAACTGCTCCATATTAAATAACCACATTAAACATAACGTAATTCAGGAAAAAAGCAATCAAACCCTTAAAAAAACAGCCGGGCTAATGGAGAGCAAGGATTTCTTCAGGCAAACTCTTTGAAAAGATCTCACATGCTTTTTTGTGCTTTACCGCCTATAGACTGAGTGGGCAATTGGGGAGATAGGTGTCCAGGCTTCTTTTTTTACGGACTACCATGAAGCCGGTTTGTCTTTTGGAATTTGCCTTTTTTTATGATCATCATCAATGGCAACGTACACGAATCTGGCTTCGGTAACTTTATAACGCTCCACACCACCGGGGTGCAGTATGGGTTTGACCCATACTTCGAGCTTCAATGTAATGGAGGTATTTCCTATTTTTTCCACTTCACCATAGCAGCAAAAGATATCTCCCACCTGAATAGGTTCGATAAATTTCATTCCTTCCACAGCAATGGTCACGACGCGTCCACCCGAGATCTCCTTGGCCAGGATGCCCCCTGCGATATCCATCTGGGACATGACCCATCCGCCAAAAATATCTCCGTTGGCGTTGGTATCTGCCGGCATTGTCTGGGTTCTAAGGAGCAGGTTTCCTTTTGGCTGGTTTATATATTCCATGGATATCCTATCTTTCGTCTGTTGTTGTACATCCCCGGGTATCCGTGGCGCGGTTATTGTTTTTTTTAGATTTTTTGACTTTAAAAAAATCCCATATGCCCCAGGGAATCAACACTGCGCTCAACACCTGGTTGAAAAGCGCATGTTCGGCCATTTCAGGGTCCGTCGTCAGCCACCCGTCCCAAAAGCACCACAAACCGAATCCTAACAGTAAAAAAGTAAACACATAGGGACTCATCTGAGGCGGAGAAGGTGTTTGCTTTTTTTGCGTTTTTTTATCTTCCATGAGACGATTGTTCTCCTTGTAAAGGTATTTGACAAAATATTTATCATAGAATTTTTTGATTGAGAAGAAATAAGAAGCAAATATTTTTTAAAAAAAGAATCATTTCGATGGGTTTGAAAATAATAATGGCGATTAATCCCGGATATCTCAGCATAAACCGGTAAAATTGACATCGGGCTGCCGGCTGTCAATTTCGATTTCCCATCGTCCTGCATCTCGGAGTAGACATTTATGCTCAACTGTTTTATTAGACATTGTTTTGTTTCGACAAAATTTAATGAT is drawn from uncultured Desulfobacter sp. and contains these coding sequences:
- the yciA gene encoding acyl-CoA thioester hydrolase YciA, which encodes MEYINQPKGNLLLRTQTMPADTNANGDIFGGWVMSQMDIAGGILAKEISGGRVVTIAVEGMKFIEPIQVGDIFCCYGEVEKIGNTSITLKLEVWVKPILHPGGVERYKVTEARFVYVAIDDDHKKRQIPKDKPASW
- the amrS gene encoding AmmeMemoRadiSam system radical SAM enzyme produces the protein MIRARLYETLSGGGVKCLACNHYCKIKPGQTGVCGVRENRNGQLFSLVYDRVVAASVDPIEKKPIFHFKPGSRSFSIAAPGCNFNCRFCQNADISQVRDQGADPFSGRLAGQAMTPEAIVAKAVELGCQSISYTYTEPTVFFELVLDTAMLAKDAGLANILVTNGFMSPKLLQASAAVLDVANVDLKSFSDAFYIKYCNGRLEPVKQTLKTMVDLGLLVEVTTLVIPGLNDDPGELEQMASFIAGELGSSTPWHLSRFHPAYQLTQIGSTPVETLETACDIALSTGLVHVYTGNVPGARENTCCPACGRTVVKRFGYTVENLLTQTNKCPGCAAPVFGIY
- a CDS encoding class I SAM-dependent methyltransferase, whose amino-acid sequence is MEQFGEYGLNMVYEFDFKAAQEYDAFFEKGRARHCLDLEIKLITSLIDPTPDKRLLDIGCGTGLSLEPFMDLGMNLTGVDPSAYMLDKAAARLGHRVELHRGTAEDLPFDDNAFDTALLFFSLEFSDRPAKVIEEACRVAREQVVIGVHNRYAPQNMVRRAKGFFFPDMYSQARFFSVWELKVMMTSILGKVPMKWRTTVQFPFMSGRLVSRVESWHLLQWSYWGSFIGIRIKPVPTFRTRPLVLKIRNSKSYKPATGLALGFKGKK
- the serB gene encoding phosphoserine phosphatase SerB encodes the protein MGDIVLISITGKDRKGLTARISTILAQYRVSILDIGQAVIHEHISLGMLVDIPSPQDFSLMFKDLIFEGHKMGLAVDVVPVDPGEYETWVQTQGKERRIITVMGRAITTAQISAVSSVITDHDLNIDSITRMSGRRSLKRPQVPPMACIQFAVSGTPKSIPEMKGRFIHISRDLGIDISFHEDNIYRKNRKLVVFDMDSTLIQREVIDELAKLAGVGDQVARITESAMRGEIDFKESFRRRVALLKGLKEKDIQGLARTLPLTDGADLVTRTLKRLGYKLAILSGGFTFVGNYLKETLGFDYVFANTLEIENGEVTGQVTGEIVDGQKKADLLRELAKKENLSIQQTIAVGDGANDLPMITIAGLGVAFNAKPIVREKAANTISTMGLDGLLFLLGIHEREIPDPKNIN
- a CDS encoding CCA tRNA nucleotidyltransferase, coding for MRSAADILDTIQVRHPISHILDTLWAEGFQAFLAGGAVRDALLGTDPADVDILTNALPEDLTRLFADQQPKYVGKSFAVTLVNRVEVATCRPADQKAKGAGHTFPATDLGRRDLTINSMAWDPDTRTLADPFGGQKDIEHKVIRFTRDPVDRIEEDPVRMVRACRFAARFGFKMAPDAFNAIRAHAHKITAEGAADRIQREIIKAMDMDKPSGFFNLLHDTGLLALILPSLDRCYDLDGGPHHGETVFEHNLMVGDALPASMPILRLAGFLHDTGKADALEIKEGRNTFPGHQKFTQALMADLERLRFSGKEMDRIYALVRGHMRPLKADTSLKAVRRLLVMLNDLNLSYQDFLRMRIADKKGNMNPVKKPYTLGDIRLRLGKILDALDEHPPFNVNALDISGKEIQEILGLPQGPAIGKVKDFLFEQVLDDPSLNQRPTLEDLVRQMARNNFTDSDGKAIN